The Patescibacteria group bacterium genome includes a window with the following:
- a CDS encoding TspO/MBR family protein, with product MNAYNWYQQLIKPSWSPPAWLFGPVWTFLYTLIAVSFGWVFIQFWQKRLPLIVALPFILNLVFNFIFTPIQFNLRNNLLASVDILLVLGTLVWAIIAVYPYARWVSYIQIPYLLWVMIATILQLTITYLNR from the coding sequence ATGAACGCCTATAACTGGTATCAACAACTTATCAAGCCGTCATGGTCACCGCCGGCCTGGCTATTCGGTCCGGTTTGGACTTTCCTTTATACCTTAATCGCCGTTTCCTTTGGCTGGGTATTTATTCAATTTTGGCAGAAACGGCTACCATTGATCGTTGCCTTGCCCTTCATCTTGAATTTGGTTTTTAATTTTATTTTTACTCCCATCCAATTCAATTTGCGTAACAATCTTTTAGCCTCGGTTGATATTTTGTTGGTTCTTGGAACTTTGGTTTGGGCGATTATCGCCGTCTATCCCTATGCGCGCTGGGTATCTTATATTCAGATTCCGTATTTGCTCTGGGTGATGATTGCTACTATTCTGCAATTAACTATAACTTATTTAAATCGCTAA